From a single Mycolicibacterium moriokaense genomic region:
- a CDS encoding sensor histidine kinase, translating to MKRDAASRTSPLGGVLATVARPTTPPLSLGIAVAALFILAETLMVYRLKQLGPEAYGAIFLLGVLVVSAGWGFGLAVATSLASAIVYYYFHIVDSPTLIPDEPADFVSLLVFLPVALSANILGRQARLRAVESEQRRREAEAAASLASALAEQQAALRRVATMVAQGVPPAEIYPAAVTELSRGLGVRNVTLLRYEAPAGAYVVVGASDEHGDPILPKGQYLSLEGDNVAALIHREGAPARMETYDGAVGPTAERIRELGLKAAAGAPIVVDGRLWGALIVGSAQPDRLTADTEDRVNDFAYLIATAIANAETRAELTASRARIVAAADQARRRFERDLHDGAQQRVVSLGLELRGVEASVPLDQPGLRKQIAQINDGLTEIAADLREISRGIHPAILSRGGLGPGIKALARRSAVPVALDVEIDSRLPEHVEVAAYYVVAETLTNAAKHARASEVKVRATVDGNELHLEISDDGVGGAVVGAGSGLIGLKDRVAALEGRLDVVGPPEGGTRLIATIPLGS from the coding sequence ATGAAGCGCGACGCTGCGTCCCGGACGTCGCCGCTCGGTGGGGTGCTGGCGACGGTGGCACGGCCGACCACCCCGCCGCTGAGCCTCGGAATCGCCGTGGCGGCCTTGTTCATCCTGGCCGAGACGTTGATGGTGTACCGCCTCAAGCAACTCGGACCGGAAGCGTACGGGGCGATCTTCCTGCTCGGCGTCCTCGTTGTCTCCGCGGGCTGGGGGTTCGGCCTCGCCGTCGCGACATCGCTCGCCAGCGCGATCGTCTACTACTACTTCCACATCGTGGACTCCCCGACGCTGATCCCCGATGAGCCAGCGGATTTCGTGTCACTGCTCGTGTTTCTGCCCGTCGCACTGTCGGCGAACATTCTCGGCAGGCAGGCCAGACTCCGCGCCGTCGAATCCGAACAGCGGCGTCGCGAAGCCGAGGCCGCCGCGTCGCTGGCGAGCGCGTTGGCCGAACAGCAGGCCGCGTTGCGCCGCGTCGCGACGATGGTTGCGCAGGGCGTACCGCCCGCGGAGATCTATCCGGCCGCGGTGACTGAACTGTCCCGCGGTCTCGGCGTGCGGAACGTCACCCTGCTGCGCTACGAGGCTCCTGCGGGGGCGTATGTCGTCGTGGGCGCCAGCGACGAGCACGGCGACCCGATTCTGCCCAAGGGGCAATACCTTTCGCTGGAGGGCGACAACGTCGCCGCACTGATCCACCGTGAGGGTGCGCCCGCGCGGATGGAGACCTACGACGGCGCGGTAGGCCCGACGGCGGAACGCATCCGCGAACTCGGCCTTAAGGCCGCGGCAGGTGCGCCGATCGTCGTCGACGGTCGCCTGTGGGGCGCGCTGATCGTCGGCTCCGCACAACCCGACCGGCTGACTGCGGACACCGAGGATCGCGTCAACGACTTCGCCTACCTGATCGCCACCGCGATCGCCAACGCCGAAACCCGCGCCGAGCTCACCGCGTCACGCGCACGCATCGTCGCCGCAGCCGACCAGGCCCGCCGCCGCTTCGAGCGCGATCTGCACGACGGCGCACAGCAGCGCGTCGTCTCGCTGGGTCTCGAGCTTCGCGGCGTCGAGGCGTCCGTCCCGCTCGACCAGCCGGGGTTACGCAAACAGATCGCCCAGATCAACGACGGGCTGACGGAGATCGCCGCCGATCTGCGGGAGATCTCGCGCGGAATCCACCCCGCGATCCTGTCGAGGGGCGGCCTCGGCCCGGGCATCAAGGCGCTCGCGCGTAGGTCGGCGGTGCCCGTCGCGCTCGATGTCGAGATCGACAGCAGGTTGCCCGAGCATGTCGAAGTCGCAGCGTATTACGTTGTGGCAGAGACGCTGACGAACGCCGCCAAACATGCGCGGGCGTCCGAAGTCAAGGTTCGCGCGACCGTCGACGGCAATGAGCTCCACCTGGAGATCTCCGACGACGGCGTCGGGGGCGCCGTCGTCGGGGCCGGGTCCGGGCTGATTGGGCTCAAGGACCGCGTGGCGGCGCTGGAAGGCCGGCTCGACGTCGTCGGACCGCCGGAAGGCGGAACCAGATTGATCGCCACGATCCCGCTAGGTTCGTAG
- a CDS encoding aminotransferase class V-fold PLP-dependent enzyme — translation MTREAFGAEFEGADGFLNSPTYGLPPQFLVDALLDCIGTWQNGTMDVSAFDDHVVAGRAGYAALTGLPVDSVAMAATVSSALGLVAAAVPDGTRVVTLPGEFTSTTFPFAAQAGRGVTVTELPADELIDAAADFDAVVASLVQSADGAVLDLDALRARVAGTETLTVVDITQALGWRRVELDWVDVTVAAVYKWLLSPRGTTWMSLSDRVSRSMTTHCANWYAGDEPWQSIYGLPLRLADTARRFDLSPTWFSALGAGLALPWLATLDGDAVQAHCLGLANRLRTELDLPPQDSAIVSLPNAAGPERLQRAGIRASVRAGAIRVGFHLYNNENDLDRLLDALRT, via the coding sequence ATGACGCGGGAGGCTTTCGGCGCCGAATTCGAAGGGGCCGATGGATTTCTCAATTCACCCACCTACGGCCTGCCGCCCCAGTTCCTCGTCGACGCCCTGCTGGACTGCATCGGCACCTGGCAGAACGGGACCATGGACGTCTCGGCCTTCGACGATCATGTGGTCGCCGGGCGGGCCGGCTATGCCGCGCTGACCGGATTGCCCGTCGATTCGGTGGCGATGGCGGCCACCGTCTCGTCCGCGCTTGGGCTGGTGGCCGCAGCGGTACCCGACGGCACCCGGGTGGTCACCCTTCCTGGCGAGTTCACCAGCACCACATTCCCGTTCGCCGCGCAGGCGGGTCGCGGGGTCACCGTCACCGAGCTTCCCGCTGACGAACTGATCGACGCCGCAGCCGATTTCGACGCGGTCGTGGCGAGCCTTGTGCAGTCCGCAGACGGTGCGGTCCTCGACCTGGATGCGCTGCGCGCCCGCGTGGCCGGGACCGAGACGTTGACCGTGGTCGACATCACCCAGGCGCTCGGGTGGAGGCGTGTCGAGCTGGACTGGGTCGACGTCACGGTGGCGGCGGTCTACAAGTGGCTGCTGTCGCCGCGCGGGACCACGTGGATGTCGTTGAGCGACAGAGTCAGCCGCTCCATGACAACCCATTGCGCCAACTGGTATGCCGGTGACGAGCCGTGGCAGTCGATTTACGGACTGCCGCTCCGGCTGGCAGACACCGCGCGTCGGTTCGACCTGTCACCCACCTGGTTCAGCGCGCTCGGCGCCGGGCTCGCGTTGCCGTGGTTGGCGACGCTCGACGGTGATGCGGTGCAGGCGCACTGCCTCGGACTCGCCAACCGGTTGCGGACCGAACTCGATCTACCACCACAGGATTCGGCGATCGTCTCGCTGCCGAACGCGGCTGGGCCGGAACGACTTCAGCGGGCGGGCATCCGTGCCTCCGTCCGCGCGGGCGCGATCCGGGTCGGCTTCCATCTGTACAACAACGAGAACGACCTCGACCGATTGCTCGACGCCCTACGAACCTAG
- a CDS encoding DUF4229 domain-containing protein has protein sequence MSDRRPGSRLVADLVIYVLARLLLVVALTAVIFGTGHLLGVRDFPLVVALLFAIIIALPLGIWIFAPLRRRATASIAVLDERRRKDREQLQARLRGEEPPTP, from the coding sequence GTGTCTGACCGTCGGCCTGGATCCCGGCTCGTAGCCGACCTGGTGATCTACGTCCTGGCCCGCCTGCTACTCGTCGTCGCCCTGACCGCCGTGATCTTCGGTACAGGGCACCTGCTCGGAGTACGGGACTTTCCGCTCGTCGTGGCGTTGCTCTTCGCGATCATCATCGCTTTGCCGCTCGGCATCTGGATCTTCGCGCCGCTGCGCCGTCGCGCGACGGCCAGCATCGCCGTCCTCGACGAACGGCGTCGCAAGGACCGTGAACAGCTGCAGGCCAGACTCCGTGGGGAAGAGCCACCGACCCCATGA
- a CDS encoding response regulator, protein MRCLIVDDNRSFRSAAHSMLERAGIAVVGVASNSADGLRYYLDLRPDVTLVDVDLGDESGFDLVEQLYSSALNPSPVILISAHAEQDLAELIADSPAVGFLSKIGLSPSGIMELVNSRFNQSHSVTEPPGR, encoded by the coding sequence ATGCGCTGCCTGATCGTCGACGACAATCGCAGCTTCCGCTCTGCCGCTCACAGCATGCTCGAGCGGGCCGGCATCGCGGTCGTGGGCGTCGCGTCGAACAGCGCTGACGGCTTGCGGTATTACCTGGACCTGCGTCCGGACGTCACCCTCGTCGACGTCGATCTCGGCGACGAGAGCGGGTTCGATCTCGTCGAGCAGCTCTACAGCAGTGCCCTGAACCCGTCGCCGGTGATCCTGATCTCCGCCCACGCCGAACAGGACCTGGCAGAACTCATCGCCGACAGCCCCGCTGTGGGGTTCCTGTCGAAGATCGGGCTGTCGCCCAGCGGGATAATGGAATTGGTCAACAGCCGTTTCAATCAGAGCCATTCGGTCACCGAGCCTCCAGGAAGGTGA
- a CDS encoding response regulator, with the protein MSVQESQTAAARVIIADDDVLLREGLASLLDRSGFHVVGRAADSAELLSLVAQERPDLVIVDIRMPPTQSNEGLDAARAIRAESPETGILVLSAHVEVEHAMELLSSDRAIGYLLKSRVTDVGDFLDTLGRIAKGASVVDPAVVAELLSTRKTNDALAVLSSRELEVLALMAEGRSNAGIARRLWVTEGTVEKHVRSILAKLDLPETGDDHRRVRAVITFLEAR; encoded by the coding sequence GTGTCGGTACAGGAATCACAGACCGCCGCAGCGCGGGTGATCATCGCCGACGACGACGTGCTGTTGCGCGAAGGATTGGCCAGTCTGCTGGATCGGTCGGGCTTTCACGTCGTCGGACGGGCGGCGGACAGCGCTGAGCTGCTCAGCCTGGTCGCACAGGAGCGGCCGGACCTGGTGATCGTCGACATCCGCATGCCGCCGACCCAGAGCAACGAAGGGCTGGACGCGGCCCGCGCGATCCGCGCCGAGTCACCGGAGACCGGCATCCTCGTGCTCTCCGCGCACGTCGAGGTCGAGCATGCGATGGAGCTTCTGAGTAGCGACCGCGCGATCGGTTATCTGCTCAAGAGCCGAGTGACCGATGTCGGCGACTTCCTGGACACGCTCGGGCGCATCGCCAAGGGCGCGTCCGTCGTCGACCCGGCGGTGGTGGCCGAACTGCTGTCGACTCGAAAGACGAATGACGCACTGGCCGTGCTGAGTTCGCGTGAACTCGAGGTGCTGGCGCTGATGGCGGAGGGCCGTTCCAACGCGGGTATCGCGCGACGCCTCTGGGTCACCGAGGGCACCGTCGAGAAACACGTCCGCAGCATCCTCGCCAAGCTCGACCTACCCGAGACTGGCGATGATCACCGCCGGGTCCGGGCCGTGATCACCTTCCTGGAGGCTCGGTGA